The Candidatus Rokuibacteriota bacterium region TCCGGGGTGAGTATGACGACACGGTGTGGGATCACCTGGCAGGCACGGTGAGCGCGCCCTTCGAGGCGGGAGAGCACGGCCAGGTGGCCGTCAAGGTCATCGACGACCGGGGCAACGAGCTGCTCGTCGTGAAGAGCCTGAGGGACGCGACGGCGTGATTCATCGCGTCGGCCTGCGCCGCTTCAAGCGGTTCGGCGACGTCGAGTTCGTCCTGCCCGGACACGTGGTGCTGGCCGGCCCGAACAATACGGGCAAGACCACGGTGCTCCAGGCCATCGGGGCCTGGTCGCTCGCCCTCAACCGGTGGAGGGAGCTCAACGACTTCCAGCGCCACCGCGGCTACTACGCCAGGGCTCCCATCGCGCGTCAGGCTTTCTCCGCCGTGCCTTTGCGGGCCTTCGATCTTCTCTGGCGAGAGCGAGACTATACGGGAAGCCTCGAGATCGAGATCCAGAGCGCCGGCTGGACGGTCGCCATGGAGCTGATCGCGGACAGCACCGAGCAGATCTACGTTCGACCTCTCCCGACGGCGGCCCCTGACGTCGTGAGAAACGCCAAGCTCACGACGGCCTTCGTGCCGGCCATGAGTGGCCTGGGCACCGAAGAGCCGCTCTACCAGCGCCCCAAGGTCGATCAGCTCCTCGGGCAGGCCAAGCCGGGCGACGTGCTCCGCAACCTCTTGGTGGAGGCGGCCGGCTCCGAGCTGGCCTGGGCCGGGCTCCAGGAGTCCATCCGTCGGCTCTTCGGCTTCGAGCTGGCACCCCCCAACGCCGCGGGTCCGCATATCTTGGCGGAGTACCGCGAGCGCGCGGGCGGGCCAGCTTTCGACATCGCCAGCGCAGGAAGCGGGTTCCAGCAGGTGCTGATGCTGCTGGCCTTCTTGCGAACGCGGCCCGGTGCTGTCTTGCTGCTGGACGAGCCGGACGCCCACCTCCACGTGATCCTGCAGGACGCGGTCTACGGGGAGCTGCGCGCGGTCGCCGCGCAGTTGAGATCGCAGTTGATCATCGCCACGCACTCGGAAGTCATCATCAATGGAGCCGAGCCACGCGAGCTGTGTGTCCTCTTCGACGGGCCGCGGATGCTGGCGACGACGGAAGAGCAGGCACGCGTGATCCTCTCGCTGAAGGTCCTGTCGCAGACGGACATGATGCTCGCGCTGAACGCACCCGGCGTGCTCTACCTGGAGAACTACACCGACCGCGATATCCTGCGGGAGTGGGCCAGAGTCCTCGGGCATCCAGCGCACGATCTCTTCAGCTCCAGGACGTTCTTCTGGAGGCCGACGGTCGCGGAAACACGGACAGGATCTCCGGGCATCCGGGCCTCCCAGCACTACGAGGCGCTGCGGCTCATTCGCGAGGACCTGCCGGGCCTGGAGCTCGTCGACGGAGATGCGCGTCCGGAGATCCAGCCGACCGAGGTGACCGGGCGGGGTTTCCAGCGACTCCGCTGGCGACGCTACGAGATCGAGAGCTATCTGGTGCATCCGGACGCGCTTGCCCGCTTCGTCGAGCACACGGTCGGTCCGGCGGCGGCGGGCCCGCACCTCGACGACCTGCGGCGATACCTCCAGGAGAACTTCCCACCGGCGGTGCTCCGCGATCCCATGGGAGACCATGCCTTCCTCAATGCCACGAAGGCGCGCACGGAGCTGCTCCCACCCGCCCTTGCGGCCGCCGGGCTCCCGGGACTGCCCTATACCCGGTACCAGGAGATCGCCGCCGTCATGCGGCCGGACGAGATCCACCCCGAGGTTATCGAGAAGCTTGACGGGATCATGAGAGCGTTCGGGCTGTGAG contains the following coding sequences:
- a CDS encoding AAA family ATPase encodes the protein MIHRVGLRRFKRFGDVEFVLPGHVVLAGPNNTGKTTVLQAIGAWSLALNRWRELNDFQRHRGYYARAPIARQAFSAVPLRAFDLLWRERDYTGSLEIEIQSAGWTVAMELIADSTEQIYVRPLPTAAPDVVRNAKLTTAFVPAMSGLGTEEPLYQRPKVDQLLGQAKPGDVLRNLLVEAAGSELAWAGLQESIRRLFGFELAPPNAAGPHILAEYRERAGGPAFDIASAGSGFQQVLMLLAFLRTRPGAVLLLDEPDAHLHVILQDAVYGELRAVAAQLRSQLIIATHSEVIINGAEPRELCVLFDGPRMLATTEEQARVILSLKVLSQTDMMLALNAPGVLYLENYTDRDILREWARVLGHPAHDLFSSRTFFWRPTVAETRTGSPGIRASQHYEALRLIREDLPGLELVDGDARPEIQPTEVTGRGFQRLRWRRYEIESYLVHPDALARFVEHTVGPAAAGPHLDDLRRYLQENFPPAVLRDPMGDHAFLNATKARTELLPPALAAAGLPGLPYTRYQEIAAVMRPDEIHPEVIEKLDGIMRAFGL